The stretch of DNA CACCAGCAGTTTGCGGCCCTTGGCATTTTCGCGTGCAACGGCGGCCAGGATCTCCGGCCCGACATAGCGGGCCACCAACTCGCGCAGCCGCTTGTTGCCGAACAGGCCGGATCCGAACAGCACGCGGATGATGCTGGGATCATCGAGCAAGCTCTCCGCAATGCCGCTGGTGTAGACCTCCCTCAGCGTGTCGTCGTATTGGGAGCCTAGAAACGCAAAGGGCGCGATCAGGCCGCCGGTGCTTACGCCTGAGACGACCGAGAAGGTCGGGCGGGTGCCGGCCGCGGTCCAGCCGTTCAACACGCCCACGCCATAGGCGCCATCGGCGCCGCCGCCGGAAAGCGCGAGATAGGTCTTGGTTGAGGAGAGGTCGTCCTTCTCGAAACGGAATTTTGTGACGGGCTCGTCGGTGTAGCGACGCAGGCCGTCGATATCGAGCACGCGGGAGCCAGAGGCATCCGCAGCGCTGTAGGGCGTCCGCGGCAGGGACGTGCAGGCGGCGAGCGCGAGGCTGCACAGCAGGACGGCCGACCTGAGCAGGCGTGAGCCTGTCCTCCTGATCCGGCTGTCGGAGAGGATTGATCCGGTCTGGAAAGAGGGGAAGGGCATTTGCCGTCAGCTATCACACACACAGGTTAATAGAACTATACGGTATCGTTTTATTTAACAAGCGAAAAGCCGAAGGCTGGGGCGGCTCAATTGTGTCCGGCGCGGGGCGCTGGCCGCCCGGAGCGTGCACTAGGCGGTTGATTGGCCGTTCCCGGCACGCAATAAGCAGCGCCATGAGTCTTCCCAATCATTTCGAATTGCTCGCCACCGATGGTGCTGCCCGCACCGGCCGCCTGACCACGCCGCATGGCGTGGTGCAGACGCCTGCCTTCATGCCGGTCGGCACCGCAGGCGCCATGAAAGGCATGCACTGGCGTGAGATACGCGATGCCGGCG from Bradyrhizobium sp. AZCC 1693 encodes:
- a CDS encoding patatin-like phospholipase family protein, encoding MPFPSFQTGSILSDSRIRRTGSRLLRSAVLLCSLALAACTSLPRTPYSAADASGSRVLDIDGLRRYTDEPVTKFRFEKDDLSSTKTYLALSGGGADGAYGVGVLNGWTAAGTRPTFSVVSGVSTGGLIAPFAFLGSQYDDTLREVYTSGIAESLLDDPSIIRVLFGSGLFGNKRLRELVARYVGPEILAAVARENAKGRKLLVVTTDLDTQRTVVWDMGKIAAVGSPEALRLFRDVMAASASIPLVFPPILIEAEGQGRRFEEMHVDGGVTAPVLTLPDALLFQGRLPGNSRMNIYVLVNKKLERTFELVSNSTLDVASRSLSSITQSQTRSVIFSTYDFAKRNRWGFHLSYIERDYPASRSEGFDTAYMRALYQHGYEKAASGHAWTSTLP